GTGGCGCTGGCTGGTGAACCCTCCGATGGAGAGCGACGCCCCCGAGGGCACGAGGGCAGCGGCGCCCTCCAGCGTGGTGAGCTTCGAAGTCAAGGCCAGCCTCCTTCCGGACGGCGCCGCAGCGCTCAGGCAGGCCGGGGAGCCAGGGTGGCGCCCTGGTCGCGTCTGCGCTGCAACACAAACCGATAGCCGCCCCACAGGGCCAGGGCAGACAGGCCCACCACGTCGGTCACCGCCTCGGGCAGGATGATGAGGACACCGCAGGCCACGGCGAGCACCCGCTCGTACCAGGGGAGCACGCCCCACAAGAATCCCTGGATGCCCGCGGCCAGGGCCACCACGCTCAGCCCGCAGATCACCACGGCGTAGACCGTGCCGAGCACCGTCCCCCCCAGGATCAACGACGGGTCGTAGACCCAGACGAAGGGGATCAGGAAGCTCACCAGGCCCAGGACGAAGCTCTGCCAGCCGGTGCGGAACACCGGCGTCTCGGCGATGGTGGCGGTCACGTAGGCCGTGAGGGCCACCGGCGGCGTCAGGCCCGAGACGATGCCGAAGTAGAACACGAAGAGGTGGGCCCCCACGGGGCTCACTCCGGCCTGGACGAGGGCGGGCGCGGCGAGCACCGCCAGGATGATGTACACCGCGGTGACGGTGAGGCCCATCCCCAGGATCAGCGAGGCGACCATGGTCATCAGGAGCAGGGGCAGGAGCTTGCCCCCCGAGAGCTCGATGGCGATCGACGAGAGCTGCACGCCGAGCCCGGTGACGTTGATGATCCCGACGATGATGCCGGCGCAGGCGCAGGTGGCGATGATCACCAGCATGCCCCGGGTGCCGGCCTCCAGCACCTTGACCAGGTAGCGCAGCAGCCCCGTAAACGACATGCGCCCGCCCAGCGCCTCCTGGGCCACGTACACCGCCACCAGGGAGAGAAATGCCAGGGCGGCCGACCGCTGGGGGGGCACCGCCATCACGCCCATGGTGTACACGAGAACGGTGAAGGGGACGACGATGATGGTGCTCTTCTTCAGCACGGCCAGGAGCTGGGGGCGCTCGTCCGGGGGAATCTTGGCGATGCCCCGGCGGCCCGCCTCGAAGTCGGCGGCCATGTAGAGGGAGAAGTAGTAGAGAACCGCCGGGAGGAACGCCATCTTGCAGATTTCCCAGTAGGTCACCCCGGTGAACTCGGCCATGATGAAGGCCGCAGCCCCCATCACCGGCGGCATGAAGGCGCCGCCGTTGGCGGCGACGGCCGAGAGCGACGCCGAGAAGAGCCCGCTGAACCCCCTCTTTTTCATGGTGGGGATGCACAGCGAGCCCACCGCCGCCGCGTCGGCCACGGGGCTGCCGGAGATCATGCCGATCATGAGCCCCGTGAAGACCGTGACCTTGCCGCTGCCGCCCCGGGTGCGCCCGAAGACCGCCGCTCCGATGTCGGAGATCAGGTGGTCGCCCCCCGACGCCCCCAAGCCCGCGGCGAACAGGACGAACAGGAACACGAAGGTGGAGGTGACGCCGATGGGGATGCCGTAGATGCCCTCGGTGGAGAGGAACACCGCCGTGCTCACCCAGTCCCAGGTCATGCCCGGGTGGGACATCACCTCGGGAAAGTGGGCGCCGAAGAGCGCGTAGACCAGGAAGAACCCGGCAATGGCCGTCAGGACCCACCCGATGGTCCGCCGGGTCGCCTCCAGGGTGACGGCGATCGCGATGGTGCTGAAGACGATGTCCGCCGTGTTGGGCATGCCCTGGCGGTAGATCATCTGCTCGATCGTGCTCAGGTAGTAGTAGGTGAACGCGAGGGCGAGCCCCCCCAGCACCAGGTCGGCGGCGAACCAGGCCCGGCTGTTGGCCACCTTCTCGGTCCTGCGGGCCGGAAAGAGGAGGAAGATGAGGAGAAAGCCCACCCCCACGTGGATGCCCCGCTGCCACTGGGCGGCCAGGGCCTGCACGCTGCCCGTATACAGGTGGAAGCCCGCCAGCAGACAGGCGATGGCCGTGACCATGCCCGCCGTGAAACCCCGAAGCTTTCGCATGGGACCGTCTTCCTTTTCCCGGGCGGCGGGAGCCGGAGCTCCCCGCCGCGGCGTTCACGAGTCGGCTGTTACTGGATGCCCATCTCCTGGTAGAACTTCTGCGCACCGGGGTGCAGGGGGATGGTGGCCCCCGCCTTGAGGTTCTGCAGGGTATACTCGGCCCCGGAGGGATGCACCGCGGCCAGATCTTTCTGGAAGCCCTCGATGGTCTTGAGCAGGGCGTAGACCGTGTCGTCGGGGGTCGAGGTGCTGGCCAGCAGGCAGGCGCGCCAGCTCATGGTCGCCACGTCCTCGTCCTGGTCCCGGTAGGTCTTGGCCGGGATGGTGTAGGTCTCGATGAGCGCCTTCTTCTCGGCGCCCTGGGCGGCAAGCCACGCGTCCACGGCTGCGGCCTCCAAGGGGAGCAGGCGCATCGGATTCTCCGCGAACACGTTGGTCACCGACGACGTGGGCACCCCGGCGCCGTAAATGGCGGCGTCGACGGTTCCGTCCTTGAGGGCGCCCGTCATCTCGCTCATGGAGAGGTACTGGGGGCTCACGTCCTGCAGGGTGAGGCCCGCCACGGCCAGCACGTCCATGGACCAGCTGAGCACCGCGCTGCCCTGGGCCCCCACCGCCACCTTCTTTCCCTTCAGGTCGGCGATGGTCTGGATGGACGACTTCTTCGGCACCACCACCTGGGCGTGGGAAAAGTGCCCGCCCGCCACGTAGCGGAGGTTTTCGAGCTTGCCCTGCTTGAACATCTCCTGGCCGTGGTACGCATAGTAGGCAAGGTCGGGCGTCGAGAAGCCCACCCCGGCACGATTGGACGAGACCAGGCGACAGTTCTCGATCGAGCCGTTCGTGGTCAGGGGCGTAACCTTGGCGCCGGCCTGCTTGCGCATCACTTCGGAGATGGCGCCGCCCAGGATGTAGTAGGTGCCGCCCGTGCCGGCGGTGGCCAGCATGAAGGGCTTCACCGAGGGCTTTGCGTCGGCCCGCGCCGCCGAAGGTGCGGCCACGGGGGCGGTGAGCAGAGCGGCGATCGCCAGACCGAGGAATGCCCTGTTCATGTTCCTGCTCCTTGTGCTGGGGGGAAACCGAGTCCCCGTCGTGGCGCTGGTCCGGCCCCGCAAGAACGCGAGTGCCCGGCGCAGTGCCGAAGGAAGAAGCTGGCAGACGGGCCCTGCCGCGCCGCGACGTCGTGTGCGGGGGCTGGAGACCCGCGGAGGATTCCGCTATGCGGAATATAAATCCGTTCTGCAAAATGCTAGACTGAGGAAATATCCGATGTCAACGGAATTTACCTGGGGTAAACACAGCGGGCGTGGGAGTACAGGCGCACTCCGCGGTCCTTGCTCGGGTTTGCGCGAAGGGAAGGAGGCTGGAAATGATACGAAAGCCGGTGGCCGCCAGGCGGGGGAGGGACGATCGGAAGTTCGTGGAGGCCCTCGCCCGGGGCCTCGAAGTGCTGGCCTGCTTCGGTCCGGCGGACCGCGCCCTGGGCAACGCCCAGATCGCCGAGCGCACGGGACTGCCGAAGGCGACGGTCTCTCGGCTGACCTACACCCTGACGGCGCTCGGATACCTACGGCACCGCCCCGACCTGAACCGCTACGAGTTGGGCACCGCGGTCATCAGCCTGGGGTACTCGCTCATGTCGCGAATGGACATCCGCCGCCTGGCGCGCCCCCTGATGCAGGCCCTGGCCGAGCACGCCCACGTGGCGGTGAACCTGGGCGTGCGGGACCGCCTGACCATGGTCTACATCGATACCTACCGCAGCACCTCGGTCTCCGCCCTGCTCCTGGACATCGGGTCCCAGATCCCCATCGCCACCACCTCCATGGGCCGGGCGTACCTGGCAGCGGTGCCGGGGGACGTTCGGGCCGAGGTCTGCGACGAGCTGCGCCGGGGAGACCCGCAGGCGTGGCCTCGGGTAGAGGCCGGCCTGGAAGCCGCCCTCGTCCAGTATCGGGAGAGAGGCTTCTGCCTCTCCCTGGGAGACTGGTTGCCCGAGGTCAACGCCGTCGCTGTCCCCCTGCCCGCCGAGGACCCCCGGGACACCATGGTGTTCAGCTGCAGCGGGGCGGCCTTTCTCACCTCGCGGGCGTCCCTGGAGGAGGACATCGGGCCCCGCCTCCTCAACCTGGTGGCCAACGTGCGCACCGCCCTGGGCGCCCACCCGATCTGACCGCAAGAGCGCCGTAGACCGGTACGCTTGACCGGCTGCGCCGCTGCGTGCTACCCACGCGCCGACGGGAACGACGACGGGCCATTCCCGGACCCGGGAGCTTTTCGGGGTTCTTTCCCGCGGAGCCCGTGGAAAGGAGCCGCATGCCACCACATCGCAGTTGATGTCCCGCAGTGCAACCTCCGAGGAAGGATGACGAGCATGGAATCTCCCGCGGGGAGATTCGTCCGTTGGGTCCGATCGTCGCCAGATGATGCGGATTCATGCCGGCGTGGCGCCGGCGTTCATCACGGGAACCCGATGCACTACGGAGGAGGTACGTAGGATGCAAAAGATGACTCGCTTTTTCGTGGCTCTGGTGCAGAGATACCTTCCCGATCCATTCCTGTTCGCGGCAATCCTCACTTTCATCGTGTATATCGGCGGACTGGTCCTGACCGAGAACACCCCTTACCAGATGGTGCAGCACTGGGGTAACGGCTTCTGGAACCTCCTGACGTTCTCCATGCAGATGGTGCTGGTGCTCGTAACCGGTCACGCGCTGGCGGAGAGCCCTCCGGTCAAGAGGATTCTGCGGTCGATTGCCTCGCTCGTGACCTCCCCGAGCGGCGCCATCATGATGACCTGCTTCGTGGCGGCGGTCGCGAGCTGGATCAACTGGGGGTTCGGGCTGGTCGTGGGGGCGCTGCTCGGGCGCGAAATGGCCCGCAGGGTCAAGGGGCTGGACTACCGGTTGACCATCGCCTGCGCCTACATGGGTTTTCTGGTCTGGCACGCCGGCCTGGCCGGTTCGATCCCCCTCGCCCTCAATACGCCCACCGACTGGTCCTATAAGATCACGAACGGCATCGCCGTGGGGCAGACGATCTTTGCGCCCTTCAACCTGATCACCGCCATCGTTCTCATCCTGACGCTTCCAATCTTGGCGCGTCTGATGATGCCGAGGGACGTCATCGCGGTCGATCCGGCCCTCCTGGAAGAAAAGGAGATCGTCATCCCGGCCGCACGGACGCCTGCGGAAAAGGTTGAGAACAGCTCTGCCGTTTCGATACTCCTTGCGGTGGGCGCAACCATCTACCTGGTGTTCCATTTCGGGAAGGGCGGCTCCCTCAACCTGAACATCGTGAACTTCATCTTCCTGTTCTCCGGCATCCTCCTGCACTGGACGCCGCGCAGGTATATCAACGCCCTGTACACCGCCGTGAAGGGCTCGAGCGGCATCATCCTCCAGTTCCCCTTCTATGCCGGGATCATGGGGATGATGGTGACCTCGGGGCTCGCGGCCGTGATTTCCCAGTGGTTCGTCAATATCTCGACGCCGTTTACGTTCCCCTTCTTCACCTTCCTCTCGGCCGGCCTCGTCAACGTGTTCGTCCCCTCCGGGGGCGGTCAGTGGGCCGTCCAGGGACCGATCATCCTGCCGGCGAGCGCCGCCTTGGGGGTGGATACCGCCCGCGCGGCCATGGCCATCGCCTGGGGAGACGCGTGGACCAACATGATCCAGCCGTTCTGGGCTCTGCCGGCGCTGGGCATCGCGGGCCTCAACGCCCGCGACATCATGGGGTACTGCGTCATGGCGCTCATCTACTCGGGGATCATCATCTCGATCGGCCTCCTCTTTCTGTAGGGGCCGGTCGAGGGGGCGCTCGACATCCCCCTCCACCAGGGGGCTTCGGGGGCGTACCCCGGGAGTCCTCGCGCACCGCGGCGCCCAGGAGCGCCGCGGTGCGCTGCTTCCTACCGGGAGAGGCAGCCGGAGAGCTGGCACAGTAGCGTAGCAGCGGGTAAGCTCGCGGCGGGTGCGGCGGTTCGGGTGCCGGGGGCTTGCAGCCGTGTGCCGCGCCGGGGCGCAGGACGTCGAGGCGGAACAGGTCCATCGAAAGGGAGGGAGCATGATCCGAGAGGCGCTGGCGAAGTTGGCGGGCCGGGAAGACCTGACCGAGGGAGAGATGATCGCCGCCATGACCGAGGTGACCCGGGGGGAGGCCACCTCGGCCCAGGTGGGGGCATTTCTCATGGCGCTGCGCCTCAAGGGGGTGACCGCCGGGGAGCTCGCGGGGGCGGGCCGGGCGCTGCGCTCCCTGGCGCCCTCGATTCGGGCCGGGGCGCCCCTGGTGGCCATCGACCGGGACGAGATCAACGTGGACCAGGAGACCATGGCCGCATTCGCGGCCTCGGAGGGTGCCGGAACCAGCACGTTCAACGTCTCCACGGCCACGGCGTTTGCGGTTGCGGCCTGCGGTGCCAAGGTGGTGCGGCACGGGCTGCGGGCGGTGGCTCCCGTGTGCGGCAGCGCCGACGTGCTGGCCGCCCTGGGGGTCGAGCCCGACCTCACCCCCTCGGCCGTGGAGGACTGCCTCGAGGCGGTGGGGGTGGGTTTCTTCTACGAGCCCCTCTTCCACTCCACCCTCAAGCACGTGGTGGGCCCGCGCCGGGAGCTGGGGCTTCGCACCATCTTCAACCTCTTCGGCCCCCTGGCCAACCCGGCCGGGGCCCGGCACCACTTCGTGGGGGTGGGCGCCCGGGAGTCGCCCCGGGTGCTGGCGGAA
The nucleotide sequence above comes from Thermodesulfobacteriota bacterium. Encoded proteins:
- a CDS encoding IclR family transcriptional regulator — its product is MIRKPVAARRGRDDRKFVEALARGLEVLACFGPADRALGNAQIAERTGLPKATVSRLTYTLTALGYLRHRPDLNRYELGTAVISLGYSLMSRMDIRRLARPLMQALAEHAHVAVNLGVRDRLTMVYIDTYRSTSVSALLLDIGSQIPIATTSMGRAYLAAVPGDVRAEVCDELRRGDPQAWPRVEAGLEAALVQYRERGFCLSLGDWLPEVNAVAVPLPAEDPRDTMVFSCSGAAFLTSRASLEEDIGPRLLNLVANVRTALGAHPI
- a CDS encoding TRAP transporter fused permease subunit gives rise to the protein MRKLRGFTAGMVTAIACLLAGFHLYTGSVQALAAQWQRGIHVGVGFLLIFLLFPARRTEKVANSRAWFAADLVLGGLALAFTYYYLSTIEQMIYRQGMPNTADIVFSTIAIAVTLEATRRTIGWVLTAIAGFFLVYALFGAHFPEVMSHPGMTWDWVSTAVFLSTEGIYGIPIGVTSTFVFLFVLFAAGLGASGGDHLISDIGAAVFGRTRGGSGKVTVFTGLMIGMISGSPVADAAAVGSLCIPTMKKRGFSGLFSASLSAVAANGGAFMPPVMGAAAFIMAEFTGVTYWEICKMAFLPAVLYYFSLYMAADFEAGRRGIAKIPPDERPQLLAVLKKSTIIVVPFTVLVYTMGVMAVPPQRSAALAFLSLVAVYVAQEALGGRMSFTGLLRYLVKVLEAGTRGMLVIIATCACAGIIVGIINVTGLGVQLSSIAIELSGGKLLPLLLMTMVASLILGMGLTVTAVYIILAVLAAPALVQAGVSPVGAHLFVFYFGIVSGLTPPVALTAYVTATIAETPVFRTGWQSFVLGLVSFLIPFVWVYDPSLILGGTVLGTVYAVVICGLSVVALAAGIQGFLWGVLPWYERVLAVACGVLIILPEAVTDVVGLSALALWGGYRFVLQRRRDQGATLAPRPA
- a CDS encoding short-chain fatty acid transporter yields the protein MQKMTRFFVALVQRYLPDPFLFAAILTFIVYIGGLVLTENTPYQMVQHWGNGFWNLLTFSMQMVLVLVTGHALAESPPVKRILRSIASLVTSPSGAIMMTCFVAAVASWINWGFGLVVGALLGREMARRVKGLDYRLTIACAYMGFLVWHAGLAGSIPLALNTPTDWSYKITNGIAVGQTIFAPFNLITAIVLILTLPILARLMMPRDVIAVDPALLEEKEIVIPAARTPAEKVENSSAVSILLAVGATIYLVFHFGKGGSLNLNIVNFIFLFSGILLHWTPRRYINALYTAVKGSSGIILQFPFYAGIMGMMVTSGLAAVISQWFVNISTPFTFPFFTFLSAGLVNVFVPSGGGQWAVQGPIILPASAALGVDTARAAMAIAWGDAWTNMIQPFWALPALGIAGLNARDIMGYCVMALIYSGIIISIGLLFL
- a CDS encoding TAXI family TRAP transporter solute-binding subunit; translation: MNRAFLGLAIAALLTAPVAAPSAARADAKPSVKPFMLATAGTGGTYYILGGAISEVMRKQAGAKVTPLTTNGSIENCRLVSSNRAGVGFSTPDLAYYAYHGQEMFKQGKLENLRYVAGGHFSHAQVVVPKKSSIQTIADLKGKKVAVGAQGSAVLSWSMDVLAVAGLTLQDVSPQYLSMSEMTGALKDGTVDAAIYGAGVPTSSVTNVFAENPMRLLPLEAAAVDAWLAAQGAEKKALIETYTIPAKTYRDQDEDVATMSWRACLLASTSTPDDTVYALLKTIEGFQKDLAAVHPSGAEYTLQNLKAGATIPLHPGAQKFYQEMGIQ
- the trpD gene encoding anthranilate phosphoribosyltransferase, encoding MIREALAKLAGREDLTEGEMIAAMTEVTRGEATSAQVGAFLMALRLKGVTAGELAGAGRALRSLAPSIRAGAPLVAIDRDEINVDQETMAAFAASEGAGTSTFNVSTATAFAVAACGAKVVRHGLRAVAPVCGSADVLAALGVEPDLTPSAVEDCLEAVGVGFFYEPLFHSTLKHVVGPRRELGLRTIFNLFGPLANPAGARHHFVGVGARESPRVLAEALLALGTERALVVHGEDGLDEITVCGATRVAEVRDGAIREYTVSPEEFGLSRAGPGDIAGGDARENAAIVRAVLGGEPGPRRDMVLVNAGAALYVAGLAPGLPEGIRRAREGLDSGAALAKLEALAERTQRLSHGWFREA